A single genomic interval of Arthrobacter globiformis harbors:
- a CDS encoding DUF5997 family protein, with amino-acid sequence MTSANSQSMKPATAAKKLGIYLPATPQEFQDSTITRAEFAELHSNPPEWLAELRRNGPHPRPVVAQKLNISISGLARGGVEEALTTAEITALLQAPPAWLVAERATQAAVRTEAQRVKEEAANKAAKKARQG; translated from the coding sequence ATGACCTCCGCTAACTCCCAGTCCATGAAGCCGGCCACTGCTGCCAAGAAGCTTGGCATCTACCTGCCTGCGACGCCCCAGGAGTTCCAGGATTCAACCATCACGCGCGCGGAGTTCGCCGAGCTGCATTCCAACCCGCCGGAGTGGCTGGCCGAACTGCGCCGCAACGGCCCGCACCCCCGTCCGGTGGTCGCACAGAAACTCAACATCTCCATCAGCGGCCTTGCCCGCGGCGGCGTTGAAGAGGCGCTGACGACGGCGGAAATCACCGCATTGCTGCAGGCTCCCCCCGCGTGGCTGGTCGCCGAGCGCGCCACACAGGCCGCCGTCCGCACCGAGGCGCAGCGGGTCAAGGAAGAGGCCGCCAACAAGGCAGCAAAGAAGGCCCGCCAGGGCTGA
- a CDS encoding LysR family transcriptional regulator substrate-binding protein, with protein MPAEDEPTPDQALPESPPRELRFAYVAGVTPGKWIRRWEERMPHVPLRSFMSDGGSQVSVLSDGSADLSFVRLPVDREGLNVIPLYEEQPVVVAPKGHEITVFEDVALEDLVEETFLDADELGGPEMALQVVASGAGLLILPMSVARHFNTKDTVARRLTGAPGTQIALAWPSDATDEVIEEFIGIVRGRTAQSSRQPSARQEEPKKAPKPDRRGTGAGAKKPKVAQRYAPNPDKGRGRGSRKKGKR; from the coding sequence GTGCCCGCTGAAGATGAACCCACACCTGACCAGGCCCTGCCTGAGTCCCCGCCGCGCGAGCTCCGCTTTGCCTACGTCGCCGGCGTGACGCCGGGGAAGTGGATCCGGCGCTGGGAGGAACGGATGCCGCACGTTCCCTTGCGTTCGTTCATGTCCGACGGCGGATCGCAGGTTTCGGTACTGAGCGACGGTTCGGCGGACCTGAGTTTTGTCCGCCTCCCGGTGGACCGCGAAGGCCTGAACGTCATCCCGCTGTACGAGGAACAGCCCGTGGTGGTGGCACCCAAGGGCCACGAAATCACCGTGTTCGAGGACGTGGCACTCGAGGATCTGGTGGAGGAAACCTTTCTCGACGCCGACGAACTGGGCGGGCCGGAAATGGCCCTCCAGGTGGTGGCTTCCGGCGCTGGCCTGCTGATTCTTCCCATGTCCGTGGCGCGGCATTTCAACACCAAGGACACCGTGGCCCGCCGCCTTACGGGGGCGCCGGGGACACAGATCGCGCTGGCCTGGCCCAGCGATGCCACGGACGAGGTCATTGAGGAGTTCATCGGAATTGTCCGCGGCCGCACCGCCCAGAGCTCCCGGCAGCCGTCCGCCCGGCAGGAGGAACCCAAAAAGGCACCCAAGCCGGACCGCCGTGGCACAGGAGCCGGCGCCAAGAAGCCGAAAGTCGCCCAGCGTTACGCACCCAACCCGGACAAGGGGCGGGGCCGCGGCTCGCGGAAAAAGGGCAAGAGGTAA
- a CDS encoding multicopper oxidase family protein: MTVFPHVASANAVAEAITTSWEDVMATTRRDVLKLSLLGGAVAVTASTGGPALAGVPGSVSGRRGADDNETTVVTPSKLAPANMPVPFTTVFRRPPELLPYATGRDRDGTPFAKYALNQKLGKAQIARGLSTTLAGYNGIFPGPTIRVQQGTRTELRISNRLPATGLLYSNTFNTVTHLHGSASLPQYDGYANDRTAPGRVKNYQYPNWQAARTLWYHDHNHMLTAQGVYSGLASTYAITNALERAQLPQGEFDVPILVSDVMLNADGSLGYNDNGHSGLWGDIIMVNGVPWPTMKVKPRIYRFRFLVGSITRSYRFALSNGDPFHVVGTDAGMTPKVQAVSSWRQGTAERYEVLIDFRKYKPGQSVELRNLSNKNNVNFANTGKVMKFQVVADSPAQPGSRTISSIPTTLDPGPHPTKALGGLDTMALTPDMAVAKRILRVQRKGGEWTINGETWDDVEKSNFTRCFANPQRNQVEQWTIVNESGGWFHPVHIHLIDGKIIGRNTNGGKPFAWEGGPKDVFYAGESESVTVLMQFDTGKHLGGRYMVHCHNLVHEDHDMMVQFSVGDLRNNDPINADKPVLETRPEGYYASKYQLAYPAGT; this comes from the coding sequence ATGACTGTGTTTCCACATGTGGCCAGCGCCAACGCCGTCGCTGAGGCCATCACAACCAGCTGGGAGGACGTCATGGCAACAACACGGAGGGACGTGTTGAAATTAAGCCTGTTGGGCGGCGCTGTCGCCGTCACTGCATCAACCGGAGGCCCGGCCCTCGCAGGTGTTCCGGGAAGTGTCTCCGGCCGCCGAGGTGCAGACGACAATGAGACAACGGTTGTCACGCCAAGCAAGCTCGCCCCGGCGAACATGCCGGTCCCGTTCACCACCGTCTTCCGGCGGCCGCCGGAACTGCTTCCCTACGCCACGGGCCGGGACCGCGACGGCACGCCGTTTGCGAAATATGCCCTGAATCAAAAACTGGGCAAGGCCCAGATCGCACGGGGGCTCAGCACTACCCTTGCGGGGTATAACGGCATTTTCCCGGGCCCCACCATCCGGGTGCAGCAGGGCACCCGGACGGAGCTGAGGATCAGCAACCGTCTGCCCGCGACGGGCCTGCTATATTCGAACACCTTCAACACGGTCACCCACCTGCATGGCTCGGCATCGCTGCCCCAGTACGACGGGTACGCGAATGACCGCACCGCGCCGGGCAGGGTGAAGAACTACCAATATCCAAACTGGCAGGCGGCGCGGACACTCTGGTACCACGACCACAACCACATGCTGACGGCGCAGGGCGTGTACTCGGGGCTCGCTTCCACCTACGCCATCACCAACGCGCTTGAGCGGGCGCAGTTGCCGCAGGGCGAGTTCGACGTGCCCATCCTGGTCTCGGACGTGATGCTGAACGCCGACGGGTCCCTTGGCTACAACGACAACGGCCACTCCGGGCTGTGGGGCGACATCATCATGGTCAACGGGGTGCCGTGGCCCACCATGAAGGTTAAGCCGCGGATTTACCGGTTCCGGTTCCTGGTTGGCTCGATCACCCGCTCCTACCGCTTTGCCCTGTCCAACGGCGACCCGTTCCACGTAGTTGGCACCGACGCCGGGATGACCCCGAAAGTGCAGGCGGTGTCGTCCTGGCGGCAGGGGACTGCCGAACGCTACGAGGTGCTGATCGACTTCCGGAAGTACAAGCCAGGCCAGTCAGTGGAGCTGCGGAACCTGAGCAACAAGAACAACGTGAACTTCGCCAACACCGGCAAGGTCATGAAGTTCCAGGTGGTGGCCGATTCCCCCGCCCAGCCCGGGTCCCGCACGATCAGCTCAATCCCCACCACGCTGGATCCCGGCCCGCACCCCACCAAGGCCCTCGGCGGCCTCGACACCATGGCACTGACCCCGGACATGGCCGTCGCCAAGAGGATCCTCCGGGTCCAGCGGAAGGGCGGGGAATGGACCATCAACGGTGAAACCTGGGACGACGTGGAAAAATCCAACTTCACCCGGTGCTTCGCCAACCCGCAGCGCAACCAGGTGGAGCAGTGGACCATCGTCAACGAGTCGGGCGGCTGGTTCCATCCCGTCCACATCCATTTGATCGACGGCAAGATCATTGGCCGCAACACCAACGGCGGCAAGCCGTTCGCCTGGGAAGGCGGGCCGAAGGACGTCTTCTACGCGGGCGAGAGCGAGTCGGTCACTGTCCTCATGCAGTTCGACACCGGCAAGCACCTTGGCGGCCGGTACATGGTCCACTGCCACAACCTCGTCCATGAGGACCACGACATGATGGTCCAGTTCTCCGTGGGCGACCTGCGGAACAACGACCCCATCAACGCCGACAAGCCCGTGCTGGAAACCCGGCCTGAGGGGTACTACGCCTCGAAGTACCAGCTGGCCTACCCGGCAGGGACGTGA